From a region of the Hymenobacter jejuensis genome:
- the hydA gene encoding dihydropyrimidinase — protein sequence MSSLLIKNGRVVTADSDGVCDVLIDGETIVALGRNLAVQADQVIDATGKLVMPGGIDPHVHLDMPFMGTFSSDTHETGTRAALHGGTTTVIDFVLQKQGHSLREALTEWQGRATGNAVGDYSFHMAVTDFNEQTKAEISEMVAEGITSFKAFMAYKGALMIDDAQMVGLMQEVKKHGALVTVHATNGDMIDTLVAQHRAQGKLSPLYHYLSQPEVTEAEASGRFTDIANYTGVNAYIVHLTCEGALNQVREATRRNQRVFVETCIQYLLLDASLYEQDFDGAKWVMSPPLREKKDQQTLWAGINQGLVQVVGTDHCPFLWEQKKLGEKDFSKIPNGHPAIEHRMELLFSEGVNKGRITPQKFVEVTSTNAAKIFGMFPRKGTIGIGADADLVIIDPERKHSISAATHHMNVDYSAYEGWELTGKIETVLLRGQVAVHDGQAKVEKGYGQFIKRGKTSF from the coding sequence ATGTCGTCTCTGCTTATCAAAAATGGCCGTGTCGTGACGGCCGATTCCGACGGTGTGTGCGATGTGCTGATTGACGGCGAAACCATCGTGGCCCTCGGGCGAAATCTGGCGGTGCAAGCCGATCAGGTTATCGACGCTACGGGCAAGCTGGTGATGCCCGGCGGCATCGATCCGCATGTGCATCTGGACATGCCGTTTATGGGCACGTTCAGCAGCGATACGCACGAAACCGGCACCCGCGCTGCCCTGCACGGCGGCACAACCACCGTGATCGATTTTGTGCTACAGAAACAGGGCCATTCCCTGCGCGAAGCCCTTACCGAGTGGCAAGGCCGCGCCACTGGCAATGCCGTGGGTGACTATTCCTTCCACATGGCCGTCACCGATTTCAACGAGCAGACCAAGGCGGAAATTTCGGAAATGGTGGCCGAGGGCATTACGTCGTTCAAAGCCTTTATGGCCTACAAAGGCGCCCTCATGATCGACGATGCGCAGATGGTGGGCCTGATGCAGGAAGTAAAAAAGCACGGGGCATTGGTAACGGTGCACGCCACCAACGGCGACATGATCGATACGCTCGTGGCCCAACATCGCGCGCAGGGCAAGCTTTCGCCGCTCTACCACTACCTCTCGCAGCCCGAAGTGACGGAAGCCGAAGCCTCGGGTCGCTTCACAGACATCGCCAACTACACCGGCGTCAACGCCTACATTGTGCACCTGACCTGTGAGGGCGCCCTCAACCAAGTGCGCGAAGCCACGCGCCGCAACCAACGGGTGTTCGTTGAAACCTGCATTCAGTACCTGTTGCTCGATGCCTCGCTCTACGAGCAGGATTTCGACGGGGCCAAGTGGGTGATGTCGCCGCCTTTACGCGAAAAAAAGGACCAACAGACGCTGTGGGCGGGCATCAACCAAGGCTTGGTGCAGGTGGTGGGTACCGATCACTGCCCCTTTTTGTGGGAGCAGAAGAAGCTGGGCGAGAAGGACTTCTCCAAAATTCCGAACGGCCACCCCGCCATTGAACACCGCATGGAATTGCTGTTTTCCGAAGGCGTAAACAAGGGTCGCATCACTCCGCAGAAATTTGTGGAAGTGACCAGCACCAACGCCGCCAAAATCTTCGGCATGTTTCCGCGCAAAGGCACCATCGGCATCGGCGCCGACGCCGACCTGGTCATCATCGACCCCGAGCGGAAGCACAGCATCTCCGCCGCCACGCACCACATGAACGTCGATTACTCGGCCTACGAAGGCTGGGAACTCACCGGCAAAATCGAAACCGTGCTCCTCCGCGGCCAGGTAGCCGTGCACGATGGCCAGGCCAAAGTGGAAAAAGGCTACGGCCAATTCATCAAACGCGGTAAAACGAGCTTCTAG